Genomic window (Streptomyces cadmiisoli):
CCCGCATAAGCCGAGTTCGACAAGAACGTCCTGACCGTCGTCAACCGCGAACTCGGCGCGGACTTCGATCCGGACGCCTTCGACCACGTCGCCCTGTGGGACGCCGGGAACGAGTGGATCGAGATGCGGCTGCGCTCCCTCGCGGACCAGACCGTGAAGGTCCCCTCGCTCGACCTCGCCGTGCACTTCGCGGCGGGAGAGGAGATGCGCACCGAGGTGTCGGCGAAGTTCCGCAAGGAGGGCGTGCGTGCCGAACTGGCCGCGGCGGGACTGGACCTCAGCCACTGGTGGACGGACGACGAGGGCCGGTTCGCGCTGTCGCTGAGCACCGCGCGCTGATCAGCCGAGGGGGACCGCCAGCGCCTGCGTGATCCGGCGTGAGGCGCGGCGGGCCTCCGTCTCCGGGTCGGCGCCGCTGAGCACCGCGGTCATGTACTCCTTGATCGGGTTGTCCGCCTCCACGCCCGCCCATTCGGGAGTGCTGGGCGTCGCCCGGCCCTGCGCGGCTCCGGCCGCCATGGCGGCGACCCCCTCCTCCCCCGCGACCGCCGGTGCCAGCGTCGTCTTGTTGGGGACGTAGTCCATGGTGCGGGCCAGATCGGTGTTCCACTCGGCCGAGACGAGCGCCTCGACGACGGCGACGGCTCCGTCGCGCGCGTCGGTGTTCTTCGGGACGACGAGGTCGGAGCCACCGGTGAAGACGGCACCGGGCTTGTCCGCGGTCGGCCCGGGGACCGGGAAGAAGCCGAGTCGGCCCTCCAGTTCGGGGTTCTGCCGGACGACGGCACGGGCGAGTCCGGGTACGGCCACGATCTGCGCCACGCGTCCGCCGGCGAACACACCGGCCTGCGGCGGGTGTTCTTCGTCCGCGTCGACCGGGCCGTCGCCGAGCGCCTGGAGCTGCCGGTAGAAGTCCAGGCCGCGCAGGGCTGCCGGGGTGTCCAGCGTGCCCCGCCAGGTGCCGCCGTCCTCCACGGCGAGGTCGCCGCCCTCGTCCCAGATGAAGCCGGAGAGGGTGTACCAGTCCTGTCCGGCGAGGTAGATGCCCTGGTTCCCGGCGGTGTTCAGCGACTCGGTGACCGAGAGCCACTCCTGCCGGGTTTTCGGGACCGCCTCGACACCGGCCTGCTCGAAGAGGTCCTTGCGGTAGATGACGACACGGTTGGCCGCGTACCACGGGATGCCGTACTGGGTCGTCCGCTGCCGGCCGGGTTCGGCGAGGCCGGGCAGCCAGTCGCGCACTCCCCAGTCCCGCAGCGACTCCAGGGTCAGATCGAGCAGGCCGCCGCCCTCGACGTACTGGGGGACCTGGGTGTTGCCCACCTCGATGACGTCGGGTCCGTCCTGCGCCGCGGTGGCGTCCGTCTCCAGCGCGGCCTCCACCTTCTCGCCGATCCCGGTCCACTCCTGGATGCGGATGTCGAGGTCGAGGTCGCCGTGGGCGCGTTCGAACTCCTCGGTGAACCGGTCGAGGAAGTCCTTCGACGCGCTGTCCTTCATCAGCCACACCGTGACCGTGTCGCGCTCCGGCCCGTCACCCCCGGGAACCAGTCCGCAGGCGCCGGCGAGCAGGACGCAGACACAGCCGAGAGCGGGAACGCGAAGTCTCACGAGGGGTCCTGTTCTGTCTGCTGGACAGGGGGAAAAGGCCCGACATGGGGGGAACGAGCACCACGGCTCGCACGGGTGTGCTGATTTTGGTATGGACCAATGCGGAGGTCAAGGGGATCCCATGAGGCCGCCGACGCCTCGCGGTCCGGCGCAGGTTGGGGCACCGTGGAGTGACGCGTGACACACATGTCGCCGCGAGAGGAGCACACCCGCATGTCGAACCACACCTACCGGGTCACGGACCTCGTCGGCACCTCGCCGGAGGGAGTGGACCAGGCCATCCGCAACGGCATCGACCGCGCTTCGCAGAAGCTGCGCAACCTCGACTGGTTCGAAGTGACCGAAGTGCGGGGCCATCTGGAGGACGGGCAGATCGCACACTGGCAGGTGACCATGAAGGTCGGCTTCCGCCTGGACGACGCGGGCTGACCACCGGAGCGCCGCACGGGCGCCCTCAGGTACGCCCCTCCGTCTCCTGCGCCGTCCTGAGCTCCTGCGAGGGCGCCGTCCAGCGCGCGAGCAGCACCTCGAATCCGGCTCGTCGCGCGTCGTCGCACACCAGCTCGTCGTCGTCCACGAGGACACGGACGTCCCGGGTCCGGGCGAGGCGGCGGAGGATCTCCAGCTTGGTGCGCCGGGCGGGCCTGCGGTCGTCGTTCCGGCGCATGAACACGCGTCCCTCGGGCAGTCCGTGCGCGACCAGCCAGTCCAGCGTGTCCTGCCGGCAGCGCTCGGGCCGGCCGGTGAGGTAGACGACCTCGCAGTCCCGCGCGCTGCGCACCGCCAGCGCGACGCCCTCGGCGATCGGCGGATCGTGCGGCGCCGCCGCGAAGAAGCCGTCCCAGTCCCGCGGTCTGCGCTCCAGGAACCGCTGCCGGTGTCCGGTGTCGGCGAGTGTGTTGTCCAGGTCGAACACGGCCAGCGGACGCCTGCTGCTGTCAGTCACACCGCCCACCCTAGAACCTGCCGGCCGGCGAGGGCGTCGAGCCGGATCCCGGCCCCGCGACCCACGGCCACCCACCGGCAGGAATGCGCCGGCCTCAGGGGCGTTGAACCCTGTGTGAGTTCCGTGATCGCCGCCACCCGTTTCTCCGTCCTCGACCGGTCCCGCACCCGGGAGGGCCACTCGAACGCGGAGGCACTGCGCGACACCGTGGCCCTGGCCCAGCGGCTGGAACAGCTCGGCTACCACCGCTTCTGGGTGTCGGAGCACCACGGCGTCCCCGGTGTCGCCGGTTCCGCGCCGACCGTGCTGGCCGCCGCGGTGGCCGCCGCGACCCGGACCATCCGGGTGGGCACCGGCGGGGTGATGCTGCCCAACCACCGTCCGCTGGTCGTCGCCGAGCAGTTCGGGGTGCTGGAGTCGCTGTTCCCCGGCCGGATCGACATGGGGCTGGGCCGCTCCGTGGGCTTCACCGACGGCGTGCGCAGGGCCCTGGGCCGCGGCAAGGACGACGCCGACGACTTCGCGGCCCAGCTGGAGGAGTTGGTCGGCTGGTTCCGGGGGACCTCCCCCACCGGCGTCCACGCCCGGCCCGCGGAGGGCCTCACGGTGCCCGCGTTCGTCCTCGCGATGGGCGAGGGCGCGGCGATCGCGGCCCGGGCCGGCCTGCCGATGGTGATCGGCGACCTCAGGAACCGCGAGAAGATGCGGCGCGGCATCGACCACTACCGCACCCGCTTCCGCCCCTCGGACCTGGCGGCGGAGCCGTACGTCGTCGTGTCCGGCACGGTCGCGGTGGCCGCGACGACCGAACAGGCCCACCGGCTGCTGATCCCGGAGGCCTGGTCGATGGCGTACTCCCGCACCCACGGCACCTTCCCGCCGCTGCCCCCGGCCGACCGCGTGGCCTCGCTGACGATGACCGCCAAGGAACGCGACTTCTACGAGTCCGGCCTCGGCGGCCACATCGCCGGCACCGAGGAGGAGGTCGCCGACGAGCTGGAGACGCTGCTGAAGGACACCGGCGCGCAGGAGGTCCTCGTCACGACCAGCACGTACGACCGGGAGGGGCTGCTGGACTCCTACCGGCGGCTGGCCGGGATCGTCCGCCGCGCTCGGGGGTGAGGCGGACGCCCGAGCGTCATGCTCCGGCGTGCAGGTGGGCGGCCCACAGGGAGGGAAGCGCCGGGTACCTGTCCCGGACCGCGCGGACGGCCCGGTGCAGGGCGGCGGCCGCCTCGGAGACGTCCGGGACCTTGCGGCCCGCGTGCAGGGCGAGATAGAAGCGCTCCGCCACCTCCACCGAGATCATGTCGTCGATCTCCCAGAGCGTGCCGATGACATGGGGGTAGCCGGCCAGCTGGAACGCCGAGGCGAGATGGATCGCCTCGTCGGCCAGGTCCGTGGTGTCGGCGACGGCCGTACGGCACGCCGACAGGAAGGCCAGTTGCACCTCGTCGAGCCGGACGGGGGCCAGGCCGGCCACCGTGAGTGGATCGCTGTCGTGGTCGTGCAGCAGCAGCCTGCTCCGGGAGGGGTCGACCGGGTCGCTCGCGCCGTGGCAGGCGAAATGCGCGATGGGGCAGCCGGGCAGCCGCGCGAGCACGTTGGCCTTGGTGGGCAGCGGCCCCGAGGGAGCGGCGCCCGGATCAGGCTCCTCCAGCACCACGGGGTGGAACAGATGGCGGCGCAGCATCTCCGCCTCCGCCGGCACATGCGGGAGCCGACCGGGGACCCGGGGCGTGGTCGGCATCGCCACGATCAGGGCCCTGGGCGGACCCGGGGGCGCGGGCGGGCGTCGGCGGGCGTGCCGCAGCGCCTGCACGGTGGGCGTGTAGGAGGAGATCACCCGGTCGAAGACGGCCGGCCGCCGCCCGTCGGGCGTGACGGCGCCGTGGCGTCCGGCGGCGTGCAGGGGGAGCAGGCCGAGCAGTCCGCCGGGCATCCACCAGACCCTGGGCCACGCGTCCGGGGAGGCGGGGGTGTCGGTGTGACCGAGTGCCTCGAGAACGGGTTCGAGGGCACTGTCCCACAGCCAGCCGAGGACGCCGCTGATCCTTCCCTGCGCGTCCCGGCGCTCCGCCGAGCCGACGTCGGGATCGGTCGAGTCCCGCAGTGCCCGGTAGAACACCTCCACCTGGGCGGCCAGCGCGTCGTGGCCGAGATCCGGCAGGCCGACGGCGCGGACGCCCTCGCCGGTGAGCAGCAGGGCGTCGCTGCGGTACCGGCTCACGTTGAACGCGATCACGGGGCCGTGCACCGTCTCCGCGAGCAACTCGTCGACGCCGGGTGGGAACGCGAAGGCGGCGAACCCTTCCTGGGCACGGATCTCCGCCAGCGTGGCGGCGAACTCGTCCGCCTGCCGGTGCCGTTGCTGCGGGGCGGACGGCCGGTCGTCCAGCGGCCGGTCGAGGCTGTCCCGCAACCGCTCGAAGCGGGCCGCCAGTTCGGGATGCCGCTCCCGCAGGTCGGTGTGGTCGCTGCGGGTGTCCAGCGCCTGGTTGAGGAGTACCGCCCGGCCGGCCTCCAGCAGCCGCAGCGCGTGCTCCGCCCTGGCGCTGTCGGACCCGGCGGCGGCGGTCAGCGCCAGCGCGGCGGCGTCGGCCGCGAGCCCCGCGGTGCCCTGCAACGCGTACTGCTGGTCGCCGCGCCGCAGATGACGCGGCGCGACCTCGGGCAGCAGGCGCACGGCGTCCTCCAGCACGGCGGCGGCCCGCGCAGGGTCGCTCCGGCCGATCAGGGACGCCCACACGGACGCGGCCCGGATCCTCACCGACGGCGGCGCCACCGTCGACTCGGTCACCTTCTCGTACGCCGTCAGTGCCGCGGCGCGGTCGGTGTCGCTGCCGGTGCGAACGGCCCGCTGCCGCAGCGCTCCTGCCAGGCTGTACAGGTACTTCGCCCGGTCGGGATCGTCGGCGGGGGCGCTGTCCACGGCGATGCGCAGGTTGTCGACGGCGGCGTCGAGGTCCGCGGGGTCCCCGGTGCGTTCGAAGCGGCCGTGCAGCGCCTCACTGAGGTTGCCCGCGTGCCGGGCCCGGTCCGGAGCGCCGGCGGGGGCGGCGGCCACCGAGGTCTCGAATCCCCGCACGGCCGCGGTCAGGTCGGCCGGTTCCCCCGTGCGTTCGTACCGGGTCCACAGTGCCAGGGCCAGGTTGGACAGGTACCGCCCGTGGTTCAGCTGCCCCGGCGGTGTGGCCTCCACGGCGAGTTCGCATGCCTCGATCGCCTCGTCGAGGTCGGCTTCGGTGCCCGTGCGCCGGTGGCGGATCAGCAGGGCGGCGCCGAGGCCCGACAGGCGTCCGGCCCGGTCGACCTGACCGGGCGGGGTGCGGCGCACGGCCGTCCGTTCCATCTCCACGGCCTCGTCCACGTCGGACAGGGCGCCCGTCTCCTCGCCCCGCATGCGCAGCGCGATCGCCAGAAGATGCAGTTTCCGGCCGTACGCGCGGTGGTCCGAGGGCGTCGCGTCCAGCGCGGCCCGGCCCGCCTCGATGGCCTCGTTGAGGTCGGCCGACGCCCCGGTACGCCGGAACCGCAGCCGCAGGCTCGTGCACAGTCCGGACAGACAGTCCGCCCGCACGGTCGCGTCGACGGCCAGCGGCACCGCGGCCCGCTGGTGCTCGACGGCGGCGTCCAGGTCGGCGAGACGGCCGGTGATCTCGAACCGGTCCGTGAGCGAGGTCGCCAACTCGTCCAGGCAGGACGCCAGCTCGGGCCCGTCGGGGCAGCTGTCCACGGCTGACCGGGCCAGCTCGATGGCCTCGTGCACGTCGGCGGGGTTCCCGTACTTCTCGAACCGCAGACGGAACAACGTGGCCAGCGCCTCCAGACGGTGGTGCCGGTCGGCGGCGCCGTCCGGGTCCCGGCCGAGCGCCTCGCGGCCCGCGCTGATGGCCTCGTCCAGGTCGGCCGACGAACCCGTGCCCGTGAACCGGTTGCTGAGCGCCGCCGCGAGCCCGTCGAGGTGGCGCGCCCGCCGGGACGGGTCCTCGGTGGCCTCCACCGCGGCCCGAATCGCGTCCACGGCCGGGGTGAGGTCCTCGACCCGGCCGACGCGCTGGTACCGCGCTCCGAGGAAGCTGCCCAGCATGGTCAGCACGTCGGAGTGTTCGGGCTCGTCGAACGGCGCGGTGTCCACCAGTCCCCGCAAGGTGTCGATCGCGGCGTCCAGGAACTCCGGCGAACCTCCGTGCTGGAACCGGGCCCACTGTGCCGTGGAGAGCATGACCATCGCCCTCGCCCTGGTCGCGTCGTCGGACGGCAGGGCATCGGCGATACGCCGCCAGACGGTCGGCAGCGCCTCGATCACCGGCAGGTCCGCCGCGCTCGCGGCCCGCTCCTGCACCATGGCCACCACGAGCCCGGACGTCTGAGCCGCCGCCGTCCGCAAGGGATCGGGCATCGAAAGCTCGCTGGTGAGGAAGCACAGCCGGAACAGGCTCATCGCCGCTTCCTGTTCGGGCCACCTGCGGTCCTCGGCGACCAGCTCGGAACGGTGGAAGTGGAGCCAGGCCAGGGCGTATCGCACGTGTACGGCGTGTTCGTCCCCGAGCAGTTCGACGACCCGGGCCACCACGCCGTCCCAGCCGTCCTCGGGAGACAGCGTGAGGTCGGCGGGCCCCAGATCGCCGGCGGCCTCGATCGTGGTGATCGCGGTGTCCAGGTCGTGCGGCGAGCGGCTGCGCTCGTACTTGTTGCGGAGCACGGCGGCCAGGTTGCGCACGAAAAGGGTCCGGTTGGGGCTGTCGCGGGGCGTGTCCCGCAGTACCGCGGTGATCGAGGCGACGGCGGCCTCCAGGTCCTCGGTCGCTCCGCTGTGCTCGAACTGCTTCTGGTGCGCGCTGGTCAGGTTGGACTGGTACAGGGGCCGGTTGGGGTCGTCGGCGGGGGCCAGGGACACCGCCGCCCGGATCGCCCGGACCGCGTCGTCGATGTCGGCTCCGTCACCCTTGTTCTGGAAGCGGAGCTCCAGGAACGCCGCCAGGTTGGACAGATGAGCGGCCCGTGTCGCGTCGTCCGGGACGGCGATGTCGACGGCGGCCCTCGCGAGGGCGACCGCCTGGTCCAGGTCGTCGTCGCTGCCCGTGGCCCCTGCGCGGTCGCGCAGCAGCACGCTCAGCAGCGACATGCGCTCGGCCCGGTCGGGCGTCCCGGCGGGGGTCGCCGCCACAGCGGCACGGCCCGTCTCGATCGCCGCGTCCAGGTCGGCCGGCTCCCCGGTGCGTTCCGCTCGCCGGTGCAGCACATGGGACAGGTTGTGCAGGGTCAGCGCGCGGGTGAGGTCACCCCCGCCGGCCGCGGCGGATCTCTCCAGCACGAAGATCGCCGCGTCCAGGTCCTCCACCGCCCCGGTTCGCTCGTAGCGGTCCCGGAACATTCGTCCGAGGTTGGCCAGCGTGCCCGCGTGGTTCGGGTTGTCCTCCGGGGTGGCGGCCACAGCCGCCGCGCCGGCCTCGATCGCGGCGTCCAGGCTGTCCGGGGCTCCCGGGTAACCGGCTCTGATGTGCAGGGTGGCGGCCAGGTTGTTCTGGAGCATGCCCCGTACGGGACGTGTGCCGGCCGCTTCCACGGCCGCGCGCAACACCGCGACCGCCTCGTCGAGGTCCGCCACGTCCTTGGTGGACGAGTGGCGCAGGCGCAAGGCGGAGCCGAGGCTGGACAGTCGGCCGCAGCGGTTCGGGAAGTCGGGGTGGGTCGCCTCGACCGCGGTCCGCAGGACTTCCACGGCCCGTTCGATGTCCGCCGGTTCGCCGTACCGGTCGAACCGGGCCGCGAGCATGATCCCCAGATTGGCGAGGCCCGACGCGTCGGACGGGTCGATGGCCAGGGCGCGCAGGGTGGCGCTGATGGCCGCGCTGAGGTCGGCGTCGGATCCGTCGAGGTCGTAGCGGATCCGCAACGCGTTGCCCAGGTTGACCAGGCTCGTCTCCAGCTCCTGCGTACCGGCCTCGGCGCCGGCGACGGCGGCCTCGATCATGCCGATCGCCCGGTTCAGGTCCGACACGACGCCGGAGTGCTCGTACCGGTTCAGAAGCATCACGCCGAAGTTGCACAACGTGCCGGACCGGGCGACCTCGTCGGGCGGCATGGCCGCCACGGCCGCCTCGGTGGCCACGACGGCCGAGTCCAGGTCGGCGAGCACCCCGGTGCCCATGAACCGCAGTCGGTGCGCGGCACCGAGATTGGCCAGGCTCGACCATCTGCCCGGTCGGTCGGCCGGCAGGGCGTGCACGATGCGCTGCCACAGGGCCACCACCGCGGTCCCCTGCTCCTTGTCGTAGGCGACCGTCTGGGCGGTCAGCCGCCGGACCGCGAACCGCTCGGCGCGTTCGGCCACGATCGGCAGCAGAGGAGGGGGCACGTCGTCGGCACCGGCACCGGTGACGAAGGCCTCCGTGAACAGCGTGACGGCGGCCTCGAAGTCCTGCCGGTCCTCGCCCCGGGGGAGGGCCTGGTAGCGGTACCAGTGCAGCCAGCCGAGCAGGAAGCGTGCCCCGGGGTCCGGCGCGTCCCCGATCGCCTCGGCCAGCCGCCGCCGCTCGACCTCCGCCGCGGGCTCCAGCACCGGGGACAACTCCCTTGTGGCCGCGACCCGTTCCAGCCGGGCCCGCACCGCGGCCAACCGCTCGTTCCGTTCCACCATGGCCCCCGTAGACCTCAAGTGACGTCAATTCTGCAGAACATGTCCCCGCAGATGGCGGGTGAGCGCGGCGCCGGCCTCGGAACCGTGGACCGTGTCGTCCGCGACGCCGAGTTCGCGGGCGAGCCCGGCGGCGTGCAGCCGGGCCGTCGCCTCCACGGTCTGGGCGTATCCCTCCAGCGCGGCGCGCAACCGCGCCCGGGAGGTCAGCCCGACACCCGCGGCGATGACCGCGGCGGGCCACCACCAGCACAGCAGCGGCAGGTACAGCAAGGCCCAGCCGCCCAGTGCCGCGGCGCTGGTGACGGCCTGCCGGCCGGCGGTGATCTCGGCCCGGGTCTCCGGCGCCACGTGCATCCACAGCACCGGCCAGACCACGGGGAGGTCGAGGTCCAGGTCGCGATCGAGGCGGACGGCGACGGCGTGCAGGCGGTCCCCGCTCCAGGTCGGCCGGTCGGGCCGTTCCGGCGCGATACGCGCCATGGCGCGGTACGCGCCGTGCCGCTCTCCGGGATCGACCCGCCGGCGCGTCGCCAGCGCGCGGGCCGCGGCCTCCCGTGCGCTCCGGTAGCGGTCGCGCGCGGCCTCCCAGCGCCGCTGCCGCCGCTCGACCCAGGCCCGCACCGGACGCCGCAGCGGGCCGGGCAGCGACTGCCACCCGGCGGCCAGCACGACGCGTTCGAGCGCCGAACCGAGTGCCTGGGCGACCACCCCCGCCGCCGCGGCGCCCAGCAGGATCGCGGCGATCAGCACGACCTGCCCGCCGACCGTGGAGACGACGGGAGCCTTCGCCCAGGCGGTGACGCGGTCCGTCAGCCGGTCCACGTCGAAGGGGTGCCCGTGGCCCAGGACCCGCCCCGCCGCGGCCACCGCCAGGAACAGGGCGCCGGGCAGAACCAGCAGGGAGAGCCACTTCTCGGCGAGCCGTTTGCCGAGCTCGCCGAGGAAGCCGCCGGTCACGGCAGCCGTTCCCGCCTCAGCGGCCGGCCGCTGACCTCGCACACCGGAACGGGTCCGGGCTCATCGGCCCACCGGTACCGCGAGCAGCTCCCCGTGGGACAGACGTGGACGGCGTCCGTCGGCACCCGCGCGATCCCCGCGACCGACACGCCGGGGACGTCGCGCAGGGTCGCCTGCCCGTGGACGCCGAGGGCGTCACCGGTCGCCAGGATCGCCTCGTGCAGCGCCGCGAGCGCCTCCTCGACGCCCTGCCCGGCCCGCGCGGCGCCCAGCACACCGTCCACGAGAGCCGAATTCCCCAGGTCGGCCCGGATCCGGTCCGCCCGCGCACAGACGACCGCCAACCCGTCACCGGCCCGATCGCCCGCCGAGACAGACCCCACCCGCGCCCCTCCTCCCCTGCCGGGACCCGTCCCCGCCCGGCAGGGGCCATCTTCGCGCACGGCACGACGGCGCGCAGGGGATCGGGACGATTCGGCCCTTCACACCCCGGCCGGCTGCTCCGCGGTCACCTCCAGCGCGCCGTCCACCGCGTCCACCCGTGCCCGGTCGCCCGGCTTGAGGTCGCCGGACAGGAGCATGTCGGCCAGCCGGTCGTCGACCTCCCGCTGGATGGTGCGGCGCAGCGGGCGGGCGCCGAACTCCGGCTGGTGGCCGAGGTGGGCCAGCAGGTCGGCGGCCGCGTCGGTGACCTCCAGGGCGACGTCCTGGGCGTGCAGTCGGCGACGGGTGTGCTCCAGCAGCAGTTCGACGATCTGCCGCAGCTCGGCGCGGTCCAGGCCGCGGAACACGATGATCTCGTCGATGCGGTTGAGGAACTCGGGCCGGAAGTGCTGCTGGAGTGCGGGCATGACGGCGTCACGGACCTTGCCGTAGTCGTCGGTGCCGGCGGCCAGGATGCGGTCGGCGCCGATGTTCGACGTCATGATGACGACGGTGTTCTTGAAGTCGACGGTGCGGCCCTGCGAGTCCGTGAGCCGGCCGTCGTCCAGCAGCTGGAGCAGTGTGTTGAAGACGTCGGGGTGGGCCTTCTCCACCTCGTCGAGCAGCAGCACCGCGTACGGCTGGCGGCGCACCGCCTCGGTGAGCTGTCCGGCCTCCTCGTGGCCGACGTATCCGGGCGGCGCGCCGATCAGGCGGGAGACGGTGTGCCGCTCCTGGAACTCGCTCATGTCCAGGCGGATCATGCGGTGCTCGTCGCCGAACAGCGACTCCGCCAGCGCCCGCGCCAGTTCGGTCTTGCCGACGCCGGTGGGGCCGAGGAACAGGAAGCTGCCGACCGGACGGTTCGGATCGCTCATCCCGGCGCGGGCCCGGCGTACGGCGCGGGAGACCGCGGTGATCGCCTCGTCCTGGCCGATGACCCGCTGGTGGAGGTGGTCCTCCAGCTTCATCAGCCGCTCGCGCTCCTCCTCGGTGAGCTGGGCGACGGGAATGCCGGTGGAGCGGGAGACGACCTCGGCGATGTCCTCGGCGGTGACGCTCGGCGTGTGGATCTCCGCCTTCGCGGCCTCGGCGAGCCGCGTCTCGGCCTCCTTGACGCGGTCCCGCAGCTCCTGGGCGCGCTCGTACTCCTCGTCGGCGACCGCCTGGTCCTTCTCCCGGTTCAGCGCGGCGATGCGGTCCTCGGTCTCGCGGGTGTCGGCGAGCGGGGTCTTGGCGCGCAGACGGACGCGGGCGGCGGCCTGGTCCATCAGGTCGATCGCCTTGTCGGGCAGGAAGCGGGAGGTGATGTACCGGTCGGACAGCTCGGCCGCGGCGACGACCGCCTCGTCCGTGATCCGGACCTGGTGGTGCGCCTCGTAGCGGTCGCGCAGCCCGCGCAGGATCTCCACGGTGTCGTCCACGCTGGGCTCGCCGACCAGGATGGGGGCGAAGCGTCGCTCCAGCGCGGCGTCCTTCTCTATGTGCTTGCGGTACTCGTCGACGGTGGTCGCGCCGATGAGGTGCAGTTCACCGCGGGCGAGGGCCGGCTTGAGCATGTTGCCCGCGTCCAGGGAGCCCTCGCCGCCGCCCCCGGCGCCCACGACGGTGTGCATCTCGTCGAGGAACAGCACCACTTCGTCGCCGTGCTCGCCGATCTCGTCGAGCAGTTTCTTCAGCCGCTCCTCGAATTCGCCGCGGTACTTGGTGCCGGCCACCATGCCGGCCAGATCCAGGGCGATCAGCCGCTTCCCGGTCAGGGTCTGGGGCACATCGTCGGTGGCGATGCGCTGGGCGATGCCCTCGACGATGGCGGTCTTGCCCACCCCGGGGTCGCCGATCAGGACGGGGTTGTTCTTGCTGCGCCGCGAGAGGATCTCGATGGTCTGCTCGACCTCCTCGTCGCGCCCGATCACGGGGTCGAGCCGGCCGGCGCGGGCGTCCTCGGTGAGGTCACGTCCGTACTCGTCGATGGTCGGCGTGTTGCTCGGCCGCTTGCGTTCGGCCGCGGTCTCGGCGGGCAGCCTGGTGGTCTCCCAGCCGCTGTCGGCGAGCGCCTGCCCGGCCGCCGACTCGGGGTTGGCGGCCAGGGCCCGCAGCAGGTGTTCGGGGCCTATGTACGAGGCGCCCTCGGCGCGGGAGATCTGGT
Coding sequences:
- a CDS encoding LLM class flavin-dependent oxidoreductase, with product MSSVIAATRFSVLDRSRTREGHSNAEALRDTVALAQRLEQLGYHRFWVSEHHGVPGVAGSAPTVLAAAVAAATRTIRVGTGGVMLPNHRPLVVAEQFGVLESLFPGRIDMGLGRSVGFTDGVRRALGRGKDDADDFAAQLEELVGWFRGTSPTGVHARPAEGLTVPAFVLAMGEGAAIAARAGLPMVIGDLRNREKMRRGIDHYRTRFRPSDLAAEPYVVVSGTVAVAATTEQAHRLLIPEAWSMAYSRTHGTFPPLPPADRVASLTMTAKERDFYESGLGGHIAGTEEEVADELETLLKDTGAQEVLVTTSTYDREGLLDSYRRLAGIVRRARG
- a CDS encoding dodecin; its protein translation is MSNHTYRVTDLVGTSPEGVDQAIRNGIDRASQKLRNLDWFEVTEVRGHLEDGQIAHWQVTMKVGFRLDDAG
- a CDS encoding LNS2 domain-containing protein, which codes for MTDSSRRPLAVFDLDNTLADTGHRQRFLERRPRDWDGFFAAAPHDPPIAEGVALAVRSARDCEVVYLTGRPERCRQDTLDWLVAHGLPEGRVFMRRNDDRRPARRTKLEILRRLARTRDVRVLVDDDELVCDDARRAGFEVLLARWTAPSQELRTAQETEGRT
- a CDS encoding CHAT domain-containing protein, whose translation is MVERNERLAAVRARLERVAATRELSPVLEPAAEVERRRLAEAIGDAPDPGARFLLGWLHWYRYQALPRGEDRQDFEAAVTLFTEAFVTGAGADDVPPPLLPIVAERAERFAVRRLTAQTVAYDKEQGTAVVALWQRIVHALPADRPGRWSSLANLGAAHRLRFMGTGVLADLDSAVVATEAAVAAMPPDEVARSGTLCNFGVMLLNRYEHSGVVSDLNRAIGMIEAAVAGAEAGTQELETSLVNLGNALRIRYDLDGSDADLSAAISATLRALAIDPSDASGLANLGIMLAARFDRYGEPADIERAVEVLRTAVEATHPDFPNRCGRLSSLGSALRLRHSSTKDVADLDEAVAVLRAAVEAAGTRPVRGMLQNNLAATLHIRAGYPGAPDSLDAAIEAGAAAVAATPEDNPNHAGTLANLGRMFRDRYERTGAVEDLDAAIFVLERSAAAGGGDLTRALTLHNLSHVLHRRAERTGEPADLDAAIETGRAAVAATPAGTPDRAERMSLLSVLLRDRAGATGSDDDLDQAVALARAAVDIAVPDDATRAAHLSNLAAFLELRFQNKGDGADIDDAVRAIRAAVSLAPADDPNRPLYQSNLTSAHQKQFEHSGATEDLEAAVASITAVLRDTPRDSPNRTLFVRNLAAVLRNKYERSRSPHDLDTAITTIEAAGDLGPADLTLSPEDGWDGVVARVVELLGDEHAVHVRYALAWLHFHRSELVAEDRRWPEQEAAMSLFRLCFLTSELSMPDPLRTAAAQTSGLVVAMVQERAASAADLPVIEALPTVWRRIADALPSDDATRARAMVMLSTAQWARFQHGGSPEFLDAAIDTLRGLVDTAPFDEPEHSDVLTMLGSFLGARYQRVGRVEDLTPAVDAIRAAVEATEDPSRRARHLDGLAAALSNRFTGTGSSADLDEAISAGREALGRDPDGAADRHHRLEALATLFRLRFEKYGNPADVHEAIELARSAVDSCPDGPELASCLDELATSLTDRFEITGRLADLDAAVEHQRAAVPLAVDATVRADCLSGLCTSLRLRFRRTGASADLNEAIEAGRAALDATPSDHRAYGRKLHLLAIALRMRGEETGALSDVDEAVEMERTAVRRTPPGQVDRAGRLSGLGAALLIRHRRTGTEADLDEAIEACELAVEATPPGQLNHGRYLSNLALALWTRYERTGEPADLTAAVRGFETSVAAAPAGAPDRARHAGNLSEALHGRFERTGDPADLDAAVDNLRIAVDSAPADDPDRAKYLYSLAGALRQRAVRTGSDTDRAAALTAYEKVTESTVAPPSVRIRAASVWASLIGRSDPARAAAVLEDAVRLLPEVAPRHLRRGDQQYALQGTAGLAADAAALALTAAAGSDSARAEHALRLLEAGRAVLLNQALDTRSDHTDLRERHPELAARFERLRDSLDRPLDDRPSAPQQRHRQADEFAATLAEIRAQEGFAAFAFPPGVDELLAETVHGPVIAFNVSRYRSDALLLTGEGVRAVGLPDLGHDALAAQVEVFYRALRDSTDPDVGSAERRDAQGRISGVLGWLWDSALEPVLEALGHTDTPASPDAWPRVWWMPGGLLGLLPLHAAGRHGAVTPDGRRPAVFDRVISSYTPTVQALRHARRRPPAPPGPPRALIVAMPTTPRVPGRLPHVPAEAEMLRRHLFHPVVLEEPDPGAAPSGPLPTKANVLARLPGCPIAHFACHGASDPVDPSRSRLLLHDHDSDPLTVAGLAPVRLDEVQLAFLSACRTAVADTTDLADEAIHLASAFQLAGYPHVIGTLWEIDDMISVEVAERFYLALHAGRKVPDVSEAAAALHRAVRAVRDRYPALPSLWAAHLHAGA
- a CDS encoding extracellular solute-binding protein, yielding MRLRVPALGCVCVLLAGACGLVPGGDGPERDTVTVWLMKDSASKDFLDRFTEEFERAHGDLDLDIRIQEWTGIGEKVEAALETDATAAQDGPDVIEVGNTQVPQYVEGGGLLDLTLESLRDWGVRDWLPGLAEPGRQRTTQYGIPWYAANRVVIYRKDLFEQAGVEAVPKTRQEWLSVTESLNTAGNQGIYLAGQDWYTLSGFIWDEGGDLAVEDGGTWRGTLDTPAALRGLDFYRQLQALGDGPVDADEEHPPQAGVFAGGRVAQIVAVPGLARAVVRQNPELEGRLGFFPVPGPTADKPGAVFTGGSDLVVPKNTDARDGAVAVVEALVSAEWNTDLARTMDYVPNKTTLAPAVAGEEGVAAMAAGAAQGRATPSTPEWAGVEADNPIKEYMTAVLSGADPETEARRASRRITQALAVPLG